acggagaggtgtgtgtgtgtgtgtgtgtgtgggtgtgtgtgtgttgctgtgaggAAATACTTCTGGTGGATTAGAGATATTCTCCCATTGTAGATTTAAAGGTGCCGTaagtaggattgcgaagattcAGGACTTATCCAAAAAATTTGAACGTCGACAACTTCTTagtaccccccctcccccctaaagcccaaaacggtctcctaagcccctccccccacaagggagaattaatgcgtgcatgagcagtgattgacacgcagttagccCCCCCCctcggccctgattggtgcatctgaacagggagctgtggatttttgcaaatctcattACAGGCTGTAGGCGGtaccagaggagctggatttttttttttttttgatcgaGATTTgacgctatataaataaaaagatgcacAATCCTTTTGTGAATTGTCCTGGGAAAATATGTTGGCATACAGAAGAGATTAGATAAATTTGTAACAGAATCTGAAAAAATAATCTAAGGAAAAACGTCAGGGCTTAGCAACAAatccagaaagaaagaaaaatgccaCTCTAAGTGGGTTTGAAGAATTGACTGAGCAATGGAGGTTCCTTTGGCCCCCACAACAATGAATCAAAGTCTTCTTCGCCATCTTTCTTcaactcctcctcttctctcctcaaCTTCCTGCCTGATGTAGCCAACTGAGCAGTGACCCTGTGGAGCTCCTGTATGACTATCTTGACATCCAGTTCATGCTGCGAGGCCCTCAGAGTGGCTGTATTAAATGGGAAAGTCCGTATAAAGTCTCCAACTCTGAGCGGAGGAATATGTTGTCTGTTTAGTGCTGTTGTTCTCTCCATCTTTACTGGTCGGTGACTCCCACTGTGAAACATTCACAACATTTGTTTATGCTATATGAATGATTGGAATTGGGTGGTATTTTTgctcaatcattttttttaccactttcaAGTCCTGAAATGTAGTTTTTAAACATAATGCACAAACCTTTGTCTTTGGCCAAGCTTCCAAAttgcatgaaaatttcactttatgaggtttttttaaattaatatgcgttcccccagcctgcctatggtcccccagtggctagaaatggtgataggtgtaaaccgagctctgggtatcctgctctgcctttgagaaaatgaaagctcagatgggccgatctggaatctcctccttatgacgtcataaggaggaaggttacctcccctttctctgctttgcccgctcagagaatttggcccgcccatgagagagagagagagagaaatcatggctttcaaacgagcaaagtggcagttggtcaaggccacacccccaccttccaccttgcctccccctctctcctcctcaatagcatttaaagctacagacacagaaatggcacatcctaaggaaagctcattgtgggactggctctagtggctgtaattctgcaccaaggctgaatttcaggaaagagacttcagatacagtattaggggaccactaaggtctatataaaagagacttcagatacagtattaggggaccactaaggcctatataaaagagacttcagatacagtattgggggaccactaaggcctatataaaagcatccaaagagcaccatgtcatgggacctttaagtcaagaaaaactaaaagttgtcACTGAAACGAAGAATgatgtaataataatgatgattttAATACATTAATGCATACTTGATTGAAATGTCTCCTAAATTCAGGTGACAATCTTCCCTGTAGACAAGCATTAGTAATGCTACATGTTGCATTCAAACAACAATACATCTAAATTACAATTGTCTAGTACTGTACATACCTGTAAATGTTCGGAAGCTTTGACCGTCTGAATCCCAGCCCCCTGTGTGGGATATCACGTATCGAAGAGGAAACGTCTGTCTCTCTTGCGAGCTCCATCTCAGCTTCTATTTCAGTGTCGTCATGGTCTGTAACCCCAGACACGTGAGGACTCCTGTTGTCCGCCAGCCACGGTGCAAGAGCTGGACACGTCTGTCTGTTTACCACTGACACTTTTGTCCTTGAATGTGGGCTGAGTATCAGGTTTAGGGTCTTCCTGTCGGTGCGGGTTTTGTTGGCTGTGGTGTCAACTATTCTGCCCCTGGATGCATGTGTCTCGTCTAAGTCGACAGGGGGGAGGTGCCTTTGGTAGTCGGCTACAAAAGCATGTTGTCTCGACTGCCTTTGGTTCATCTTTTCAAGCGTTTTTATCAAAGGGAGTGTCTGTGGGGATGGGCTACCAGTTCTTCGCTTCTGAAATTTGGTTTCTTTAAACTTTGACAACACAGGTATTGAAACATGTGAGGGGTGGTTAGCATGGAAACAAGGCTGCGTGTACCCTCGTCTCTGATAGGCCTTCTCTCTCAAGCTGTCAATCAACGTATAGTTCATCAAATCAATCAGATCGCCGATTAGCCCTTTCTTCACTGTAATATCTGCTTGGCAGTCTAGAGTCAACGCAGGGCTGTAGTTAACCTCCAGAAGCCAAGGTTTGAACTTGACGTCAATCAGGATGTCAAAGCCAAACAGCTCCACACAGTTTGGACAGGAGGGGACGGAGGGAGCGATGGTGAGCAGGGTCAGAGTGACGATGCTGTTGATCCTCTGCCACAAAAGAAGCTCGTTGATGTCTTGGCTGTGGAGAAAATGCCTGAACTTGCTCATGGTCCACTTGCATCCTTGGCCTACTCTCTCCTTTTCGGTTTTGTAGAAGGGACCAAACTTATTGATGCTGGTGTTGGTGAGATGAGCGTACAGGTTATGCAGCGATGACAGGTTGTACTTCTCGGTGGCGAAACGCACCAGGCCTTCTTGATGAACGTAAACAGTCAGTGGATGGAAGCTCTTCACACACGCGTAGATCCTCAGGTCAAACTTGTAGCCGGAGATCAGCAGAGGGTTACTGACGTACTTCTGTACGATCACAGAGCAGTCGTAGACCAAGTCCTTAATGTCCTCAAAGATGAAGATCCCTCTGCCTCTGGAGAGATCCACAGGCTTACATATCCAGTAGGCCGACAGCCCTCTGGTCAGACGCAGTTTGTTGTATTCAGACAGGAAGCGGGTGTAGTCGTTGGGGAGGATGAAGGCGGTGGGACTAAAGTCGTAGAGAGCTGAACCAAACGTGGCTCTCATTCTCCTCAAGTTACGTGCCAAGCAGTCCttccaaaataaatacaaaatcatTCTTTTAGATTGATTATTTCAACTGAAAAGAACAATCCCTTTCCTAGCCGATTTCTGTTTGGCAACTTTCTAGGTTTTGAACGAGACAAAACAGAACGAGAAAAGTACATAGAAAAGTGAAAGACTTTGCACAGCAGCATTATTTAGTCGAGTGACAgattaataaatgaaaaaaaagggcTAGCTGCACACCGGTCAACAGTCAGCCCTAGACCtactttttacatttatatagaaagaaaaaaacttttttttgtgtgtttttgcaaatgTGCTTTGATAAACACTGTAAAAATCTTTTCTTATGCAGTACTTCAAATGGTGACATGCATGTAATCTAGAGCGGAGTTTTAGGTATACACACTTTTCAAATTTTTGATTATAAAACAGATTGACTTTCAACAGAAGGATATTTATATATCAGTTTAGATTAATGCAATAACAAATCGTAGCCACAGTGTATTCATAAAACAGATTCTTCTTTTGGCAATACTTCCTTAGTAATTTATCCTTTATTAAGTCTTGACACCTCGTAATAgaaagtacaaacacacagattaTTCTGGTGTCGATCATCACCGAAAACTCTTAGcatttcttttacacacaaagtTAAATATGTCAGACCATCATCACCTTGCGTGTGATGCCAACAGTTTTGGGATGGTGGTTGAGCCGCTGCCATGGCAACAGGTTGTGATATTCTGAGTTGCGAAATGCAGAGCCCCGCCAGTAGAGGTTCCAGTCTTCCTCCTCGCACTTTTCTTGGTCGTATTCCTTCCATCCTCGCTCCAGAAGCACCTCCCTCACCACCTCTGGACCTCTGTCATGCAGCCTGAACACCAGTGACGCAGCCATGCAGCATCGTAAACTGTAGATGCAGCAGAGATATCGAAGAGAAACGTGGACCGTCGATCACTGATAAGCTTTCAAAAGGTACTGCATGAGATgaatttgagtaaaaaaaatcacactccTTCTCGGAATCATAACTCAGTCAAATCTCACCACCCAGACATGAAAACACATATCGATATCATTCAGTGTGACTTACATTTCCAGAGGATGTCAATATCTCCAATACACGAATAAACGTTCGTAGAAATCATCATATAAAAAAGATGCTTCAGAACTTGCCTGAGGATCATCATATGTTTACGTTTTCTTCAGTATCATACCTTGCTAGTTCAACTGGTAGAGCATGCACCCCAtctaccaaggctcagtccttaccggaGCGGCCCGGGGTTCAATTCCAActcgtggccctttgctgcatgtcccccccccccctcctactttcctgt
The Sander vitreus isolate 19-12246 chromosome 18, sanVit1, whole genome shotgun sequence genome window above contains:
- the ttll2 gene encoding putative tubulin polyglutamylase TTLL2 isoform X1, whose product is MAASLVFRLHDRGPEVVREVLLERGWKEYDQEKCEEEDWNLYWRGSAFRNSEYHNLLPWQRLNHHPKTVGITRKDCLARNLRRMRATFGSALYDFSPTAFILPNDYTRFLSEYNKLRLTRGLSAYWICKPVDLSRGRGIFIFEDIKDLVYDCSVIVQKYVSNPLLISGYKFDLRIYACVKSFHPLTVYVHQEGLVRFATEKYNLSSLHNLYAHLTNTSINKFGPFYKTEKERVGQGCKWTMSKFRHFLHSQDINELLLWQRINSIVTLTLLTIAPSVPSCPNCVELFGFDILIDVKFKPWLLEVNYSPALTLDCQADITVKKGLIGDLIDLMNYTLIDSLREKAYQRRGYTQPCFHANHPSHVSIPVLSKFKETKFQKRRTGSPSPQTLPLIKTLEKMNQRQSRQHAFVADYQRHLPPVDLDETHASRGRIVDTTANKTRTDRKTLNLILSPHSRTKVSVVNRQTCPALAPWLADNRSPHVSGVTDHDDTEIEAEMELARETDVSSSIRDIPHRGLGFRRSKLPNIYSGSHRPVKMERTTALNRQHIPPLRVGDFIRTFPFNTATLRASQHELDVKIVIQELHRVTAQLATSGRKLRREEEELKKDGEEDFDSLLWGPKEPPLLSQFFKPT
- the ttll2 gene encoding putative tubulin polyglutamylase TTLL2 isoform X2; the encoded protein is MAASLVFRLHDRGPEVVREVLLERGWKEYDQEKCEEEDWNLYWRGSAFRNSEYHNLLPWQRLNHHPKTVGITRKDCLARNLRRMRATFGSALYDFSPTAFILPNDYTRFLSEYNKLRLTRGLSAYWICKPVDLSRGRGIFIFEDIKDLVYDCSVIVQKYVSNPLLISGYKFDLRIYACVKSFHPLTVYVHQEGLVRFATEKYNLSSLHNLYAHLTNTSINKFGPFYKTEKERVGQGCKWTMSKFRHFLHSQDINELLLWQRINSIVTLTLLTIAPSVPSCPNCVELFGFDILIDVKFKPWLLEVNYSPALTLDCQADITVKKGLIGDLIDLMNYTLIDSLREKAYQRRGYTQPCFHANHPSHVSIPVLSKFKETKFQKRRTGSPSPQTLPLIKTLEKMNQRQSRQHAFVADYQRHLPPVDLDETHASRGRIVDTTANKTRTDRKTLNLILSPHSRTKVSVVNRQTCPALAPWLADNRSPHVSGVTDHDDTEIEAEMELARETDVSSSIRDIPHRGLGFRRSKLPNIYRILPPLELGSVDFCLTVGEINHLLT